One Lemur catta isolate mLemCat1 chromosome 15, mLemCat1.pri, whole genome shotgun sequence genomic window carries:
- the LOC123621160 gene encoding LOW QUALITY PROTEIN: G protein-coupled receptor kinase 4-like (The sequence of the model RefSeq protein was modified relative to this genomic sequence to represent the inferred CDS: inserted 2 bases in 2 codons; deleted 2 bases in 2 codons), producing MELENVLANTLHLKARLGGYGKKYGRSRKWREILKLLPVSYWCELRLSIEKDYNSLCDKQPIRRTLFRQFCDTKPNLKRCIEFLDTVSEYEVAEDEDRSDCVLSVLDKFFINESADPLPEIILDVMKECRSRLKQHPCKKVFEECTRVVHNXRGKPFEEYQESSYYSQFLQWKLLERQPVTNTFRHYRVLGKGGFGEVCACQVRATGKMYACKKLGKKRIKKRKGEAMALKEKRILEKVHSRFVVSLAYTYETKDALCLVLTIMHXRDLKFHIYNLDNSGFDEQRAVFYAAEVRCGLEDLQRERIVYRDLKPENILLNDRGHIRISDLGLAVEISEGQTFQGRVGTVGYVAPEVINNENYTFSPDWWGLGCLIYEMIQGHSPFRKFKERIRRQEVEQRVKKDTEEYSKKFSEDTKSICRMLLTKNPSERLGCKGDGAARVKQHPVFKDINFRRLEANMLDPPFCPDMSVLPRVMVPGNSDPCNIVFFLKQIQNHLGQPGSPQPPPDPV from the exons ATGGAGCTGGAGAACGTC TTAGCCAACACGCTGCATTTGAAAGCGCGCCTAGGGGGATATGGC AAAAAATATGGTCGTAGCAGAAAATGGAGGGAGATATTGAAGCTGCTGCCCGTCAGCTACTGGTGCGAGCTCAGACTTTCCATTGAAAAGGATTATAACAGTCTTTGTGACAAGCAGCCAATAAGAAGAACTCTCTTCAGGCAATTCTGTGATACAAAGCCTAATCTAAAGAGATGCATTGAATTCTTGGATACAGTGTCAGAATATGAAGTTGCTGAGGATGAGGACCGAAGTGATTGTGTACTGTCAGTCTTAGATAAATTCTTCATTAATGAGTCAGCAGACCCCTTGCCAGAAATAATTCTAGATGTTATGAAAGAATGTAGATCCAGACTGAAGCAGCACCCTTGCAAAAAAGTCTTTGAGGAATGCACTAGAGTTGTCCATA TAAGAGGGAAACCATTTGAAGAATACCAAGAAAGCTCATATTATTCTCAGTTTTTACAATGGAAACTGCTGGAAAGGCAACCAGTAACGAACACATTTAGACATTACAGAGTTCTAGGAAAAGGAGGATTTGGAGAGGTTTGTGCCTGTCAAGTACGAGCCACAGGAAAAATGTATGCCTgtaaaaaactaggaaaaaaaagaataaagaagaggaaaggtgAAGCTATggctttaaaggaaaaaagaatcctAGAAAAAGTACATAGTAGATTTGTAGTTAGTTTAGCCTACACTTATGAAACCAAAGATGCCTTGTGCTTGGTACTCACCATTATGC TGAGGGATTTGAAGTTTCACATTTACAACCTGGATAATTCTGGCTTTGATGAGCAGAGAGCTGTTTTCTATGCTGCAGAGGTGCGTTGTGGCTTGGAAGATTTACAGAGGGAGAGAATTGTATACAGAGACTTAAAGCCTGAGAATATTCTCCTCAATGATCGTGGACATATCCGGATTTCAGACCTTGGTTTAGCTGTGGAGATCTCAGAAGGGCAGACGTTTCAAGGTAGAGTTGGAACAGTTGGCTACGTGGCTCCTGAAGTTATCAATAATGAAAACTATACATTTAGTCCTGATTGGTGGGGACTTGGCTGTCTTATATATGAAATGATTCAGGGACATTCTCCATTCAGAAAATTCAAAGAGAGAATCAGACGGCAGGAGGTAGAGCAAAGAGTCAAGAAGGATACTGAGGAGTATTCCAAAAAGTTTTCAGAGGACACCAAATCTATCTGCAGAATGTTACTCACCAAGAACCCAAGTGAACGGCTGGGCTGCAAGGGCGATGGAGCAGCCAGAGTGAAGCAGCACCCTGTGTTCAAGGACATCAACTTCAGGAGGCTGGAAGCAAACATGCTGGACCCTCCTTTCTGTCCTGACATGAGTGTGCTGCCAAGAGTAATGGTCCCTGGGAACAGTGATCCATgcaacatagttttttttttaaagcagatacAGAATCACCTGGGACAGCCAGG CTCCCCACAGCCACCCCCAGACCCTGTGTAG